A portion of the Hoplias malabaricus isolate fHopMal1 chromosome 1, fHopMal1.hap1, whole genome shotgun sequence genome contains these proteins:
- the LOC136664150 gene encoding proteoglycan 4-like, translating into MTPKRPNTWELTPKRPQQHPENYPQKTRTTPRKLPPKDHNNTQKITPKRPEQHPENYPQKTRTTTGKLPPKDQNNTQELPPKTRKTPKNYPQKTRAIPRKLPPKDQNHNWEITPKRPEQHPGITPKRPNTWELTPKRPQQHPENYPQKTRTTPRKLPPKDHNNTPKITPKRPEQHPENYPQRPEPQLGNYPQKSRTTPRNYPQKPEKHPRITPKRPEQYPENYPQKTRTTTGKLPPKDQNNTQELPPKDQHNTQKITPKRPEQYPKYYPQKTSTTPKKLPPKDQNNTWEMTPKRPEQHPGITPKRPEKHPGITPK; encoded by the coding sequence ATGACCCCCAAAAGACCCAACACTTGGGAACTTACCCCCAAAAGACcacaacaacacccagaaaattacccccaaaagaccagaacaacacccagaaaattacccccaaaagaccacaacaacacccagaaaatTACCCCCAAAAGACCAGAACAACACCCAGAAAATTACCCCCAAAAGACCAGAACCACAACTGGGAAATTACCCCCAAAAGACCAGAACAACACCCAGGAATTACCCCCAAAAACCAGAAAAACACCCAAGAATTACCCCCAAAAGACCAGAGCAATACCCAGAAAATTACCCCCAAAAGACCAGAACCACAACTGGGAAATTACCCCCAAAAGACCAGAACAACACCCAGGAATTACCCCCAAAAGACCCAACACTTGGGAACTTACCCCCAAAAGACcacaacaacacccagaaaatTACCCCCAAAAGACCAGAACAACACCCAGAAAATTACCCCCAAAAGACCACAACAACACCCCGAAAATTACCCCCAAAAGACCAGAACAACACCCAGAAAATTACCCCCAAAGACCAGAACCACAACTGGGAAATTACCCCCAAAAGAGCAGAACAACACCCAGGAATTACCCCCAAAAACCAGAAAAACACCCAAGAATTACCCCCAAAAGACCAGAGCAATACCCAGAAAATTACCCCCAAAAGACCAGAACCACAACTGGGAAATTACCCCCAAAAGACCAGAACAACACCCAGGAATTACCCCCAAAAGACCAGCACAACACCCAAAAAATTACCCCCAAAAGACCAGAGCAATACCCAAAATATTACCCCCAAAAGACCAGCACAACACCCAAAAAATTACCCCCAAAAGACCAGAACAACACCTGGGAAATGACTCCCAAAAGACCAGAACAACACCCGGGAATTACCCCCAAAAGACCAGAAAAACACCCAGGAATTACCCCCAAATGA
- the gdap1 gene encoding ganglioside-induced differentiation-associated protein 1 has product MATGGNSDAQEEKELLLNAEGEQEERGNEKKEECKLVLYHWTQSFSSQKVRLAIAEKALRCEEYDVSLPLSEHNEPWFMRLNPSGEVPVLVHDQQVICDQTQILDYLEHNFQDEKTPRLIPEVGSTYYHRVQHYRELLDSLPMDAYTHGCILHPEITVDSHIPAYASTRIRAQIGSMESELKKLAADNPELKDAYIAKQRRLKTKLFDHDNVKYLKKILDELENVMDQVETELQRRAEETPEEGNQQTWLCGEFFSMADVSLAVTLHRLTFLGLSRRYWGNGTRMNVENYYQRVLERPTFRRVLGNVNNILISAVLPTAFRVARRRAPSIIGTSILIGLVGGATYLAFHYLRKRLLLS; this is encoded by the exons ATGGCGACGGGAGGCAACAGTGATGCTCAGGAGGAGAAAGAGCTGCTGCTAAATGCAGAAGGAGAACAGGAAGAAAGAGGGAACGAGAAAAAGGAGGAGTGTAAACTGGTTCTATATCACTGGACTCAGTCCTTCAGCTCTCAGAAG gtgagGCTGGCCATAGCTGAGAAAGCTCTAAGATGTGAGGAGTATGATGTGAGTTTGCCGCTGAGTGAACACAATGAGCCGTGGTTCATGCGTCTGAATCCGAGTGGAGAGGTTCCCGTCCTCGTCCACGATCAGCAGGTCATCTGTGACCAAACACAAATTCTCGACTACTTAGAACACAACTTCCAGgatg AGAAGACCCCCAGGTTAATCCCGGAGGTAGGCAGTACGTATTATCACAGAGTGCAGCACTACAGGGAGCTGCTGGACTCGTTGCCCATGGACGCTTACACGCACGGCTGCATCCTCCATCCGGAAATCACTGTGGACTCGCACATCCCCGCCTACGCCAGCACTCGCATACGAG CTCAGATTGGCAGCATGGAGTCAGAGCTGAAGAAACTGGCTGCAGACAATCCAGAGCTTAAAGACGCCTACATCGCAAAACAACGGCGTCTGAAA ACGAAACTGTTTGACCATGATAATGTGAAATACTTGAAGAAGATTCTGGATGAGCTGGAGAACGTTATGGACCAGGTGGAGACAGAGCTTCAGAGGAGAGCAGAGGAAACACCAG AGGAGGGGAATCAGCAGACCTGGCTGTGTGGGGAGTTTTTCAGCATGGCTGATGTTTCCCTGGCTGTTACCCTTCACCGCCTCACGTTTCTGGGTCTCTCGCGTCGTTACTGGGGAAACGGCACACGGATGAACGTGGAGAACTATTACCAGCGGGTTCTGGAGCGCCCCACTTTCCGCAGGGTCCTGGGGAATGTCAACAACATCCTGATATCCGCCGTGCTGCCCACCGCCTTCAGAGTGGCCAGGAGACGAGCGCCGTCCATCATCGGGACGTCCATCCTCATCGGCCTGGTGGGAGGAGCCACCTATCTTGCTTTTCACTATCTCCGAAAGCGCCTTCTGCTGTCCTGA
- the LOC136664125 gene encoding proteoglycan 4-like, producing the protein MTPKRPNTWEITPKKPEQHPKYYPQKTRATPKILPPKDQHNTQKITPKDQNNTWEMTPKRLEQHLGNYPQNTRNYPQKTRRTPGKLPTKDQKNTRELPAKDQQNTQKITPKRPEQHLGNYPQKTSTTPRNLPPKDQHNTWESTPKKPAQHRGITHKRPNTWESTPKKPAQHPGITPKRPAKHPKNYPQKTRATPKILPPKDQNNTRELTPKDQNNTWEITPKRPNTWESTPKKPAQHPGITPKRPTKHPKNYPQKTRATPKILPPKNQNNTRELPPKDQHNTQKITPKRPEQHLGNYPQ; encoded by the coding sequence ATGACCCCCAAAAGACCCAACACCTGGGAAATTACCCCCAAAAAACCAGAACAACACCCAAAATATTACCCCCAAAAGACCAGAGCAACACCCAAAATATTACCCCCAAAAGACCAGCACAACACCCAAAAAATTACCCCAAAAGACCAGAACAACACCTGGGAAATGACCCCCAAAAGACTAGAACAACACCTGGGAAATTACCCCCAAAACACCCGGAATTACCCCCAAAAGACCAGAAGAACACCTGGGAAACTACCCACAAAAGACCAGAAGAACACCCGGGAATTACCCGCAAAAGACCAGCAAAACACCCAAAAAATTACCCCCAAAAGACCAGAACAACACCTGGGAAATTACCCCCAAAAGACCAGCACAACACCCAGGAATTTACCCCCAAAAGACCAGCACAATACCTGGGAAAGTACCCCCAaaaaaccagcacaacaccGGGGAATTACCCACAAAAGACCCAACACCTGGGAAAGTACCCCCAaaaaaccagcacaacacccGGGAATTACCCCCAAAAGACCAGCAAAACACCCAAAAAACTACCCCCAAAAGACCAGAGCAACACCCAAAATATTACCCCCAAAAGACCAAAACAACACCCGGGAATTAACCCCAAAAGACCAGAACAACACCTGGGAAATTACCCCCAAAAGACCCAACACCTGGGAAAGTACCCCCAaaaaaccagcacaacacccaGGAATTACCCCCAAAAGACCAACAAAACACCCAAAAAACTACCCCCAAAAGACCAGAGCAACACCCAAAATATTACCcccaaaaaaccaaaacaacaccCGGGAATTACCCCCAAAAGACCAGCACAACACCCAAAAAATTACTCCCAAAAGACCAGAGCAACACCTGGGAAATTACCCCCAATAG